A single genomic interval of Zunongwangia sp. HGR-M22 harbors:
- a CDS encoding SDR family oxidoreductase produces the protein MRILLTGANGYIGMRLLPELIEQGHEVICAVRNRNRLSSNKELIKQVEIVEIDLLQDTATPDNIKNIDIAYYLIHSMSGNTKDFDSQEAEAAKNFNKLMAETSVKQVIYLSGMVNQDKLSKHLKSRKAVEDILYKGDYHLTVLRAAIIVGSGSSSFEIIRDLCEKLPIMITPRWVKTKCQPTAIRDVIKFLTGVIGYKECYDQSFDIGGPDILSYKEMMLKYAEVRGLKLWIFTVPVMSAKLSSHWLYFVTSTSYKLAQNLVDSMEVEVIARDNKLEKILGIKTISYKEAIEMAFHRIEQNQVISSWKDSLSSGRFKKELNKYIQIPKYGCVFDKQQKKAENPEEALDKIWAIGGLNGWYYGNWLWKIRGYLDKIAGGVGLRRGRTHPTKLAPGDSLDFWRVLLADREEKRLLLFAEMKVPGEAWLEFCIDEDDIVHQTATFRPKGLLGRLYWYSMYPFHYFIFDGMITKITTSEPKKELNN, from the coding sequence ATGCGTATCTTACTTACCGGTGCAAACGGCTATATTGGAATGCGATTACTCCCTGAACTTATTGAACAGGGACACGAAGTAATTTGTGCTGTTCGTAATAGAAATAGATTATCTTCTAACAAGGAATTGATAAAACAAGTTGAAATTGTTGAAATCGATTTACTGCAAGATACAGCTACACCAGATAACATCAAGAATATTGATATTGCATATTATCTAATCCATTCGATGAGTGGAAACACCAAAGATTTTGATAGTCAGGAAGCTGAAGCTGCTAAGAATTTCAACAAATTAATGGCAGAAACCAGCGTAAAACAAGTGATTTACCTTAGTGGAATGGTAAACCAAGATAAGCTATCTAAACATCTAAAATCTCGCAAAGCGGTAGAAGATATTCTTTACAAAGGCGATTATCATCTCACCGTTTTACGTGCTGCGATTATTGTAGGCTCTGGAAGTTCTTCTTTTGAAATTATTAGGGATTTATGCGAGAAGTTACCCATAATGATTACACCGCGCTGGGTTAAAACAAAATGCCAGCCTACTGCAATCCGAGATGTGATAAAATTTTTAACCGGTGTTATTGGTTACAAAGAATGCTACGATCAATCTTTTGATATTGGTGGCCCAGATATCCTTTCTTATAAAGAAATGATGTTAAAATATGCTGAAGTTAGAGGTTTAAAACTTTGGATTTTCACCGTTCCGGTCATGTCGGCTAAACTCTCGTCCCATTGGCTATATTTTGTAACCTCAACCTCATATAAATTAGCACAGAATCTTGTAGACAGTATGGAAGTTGAAGTGATTGCAAGAGATAATAAATTAGAAAAAATCCTAGGGATAAAAACTATTTCTTATAAAGAAGCTATAGAAATGGCTTTTCATAGAATTGAACAAAATCAGGTTATATCTAGCTGGAAAGATTCTCTTAGCAGCGGTCGATTTAAAAAGGAATTAAACAAGTATATACAAATTCCTAAATACGGCTGTGTTTTTGACAAGCAACAAAAAAAGGCAGAAAACCCTGAAGAAGCATTAGACAAAATTTGGGCAATTGGCGGGTTAAATGGCTGGTATTATGGAAACTGGTTATGGAAAATTAGAGGTTATTTAGATAAAATTGCCGGCGGCGTTGGTTTACGCCGTGGAAGAACACATCCTACAAAATTGGCTCCGGGCGACTCCCTTGACTTTTGGCGTGTGCTTTTAGCCGATAGAGAAGAAAAACGATTGTTACTTTTTGCTGAAATGAAAGTTCCCGGTGAAGCCTGGTTAGAGTTTTGCATTGATGAAGATGATATCGTACATCAAACAGCCACTTTTAGACCAAAGGGGTTACTAGGGCGCTTGTATTGGTACTCGATGTATCCCTTTCATTACTTTATTTTTGATGGTATGATAACCAAGATCACTACTTCAGAACCTAAAAAAGAATTGAACAATTAA
- a CDS encoding MarC family protein produces MDLFIYVFAALFSVINPLGTIPIFVGLTTEDNSKERARTSLLTAINIFVILTICFFSGRYILQFFGISIESLRIAGGLIIVTSGFALLTGSFSKHKGMNDRVKDDAQQREGISLTPLAIPMLAGPGSISLLIGMYEDYHLTSEKLITILAIFAVCLSTFLMLKSAHFIAKYLGASGINAISRIIGFIVIAIGIEYISTSAMTILGIGFDNN; encoded by the coding sequence ATGGATTTGTTTATCTATGTATTTGCGGCTTTATTTTCTGTTATCAATCCGCTTGGCACCATTCCTATTTTTGTAGGTTTAACCACTGAAGATAACTCCAAAGAGCGGGCACGAACGTCACTTTTAACCGCTATAAATATTTTTGTAATCTTAACTATTTGCTTTTTTAGCGGCAGGTATATTCTACAATTCTTCGGAATTAGTATTGAATCTTTACGCATAGCCGGCGGATTAATTATTGTCACATCTGGCTTTGCCTTACTAACCGGCTCATTTTCTAAACACAAAGGAATGAACGACCGCGTGAAAGATGATGCACAACAGCGCGAAGGAATTTCTCTTACTCCGCTTGCCATCCCTATGCTTGCTGGGCCTGGATCGATCTCCCTACTTATCGGGATGTATGAAGATTATCATTTAACTTCAGAAAAATTAATCACCATTTTAGCGATTTTCGCTGTATGTCTTTCTACTTTTTTAATGCTAAAAAGTGCTCATTTTATTGCGAAATATTTGGGAGCTTCAGGGATCAACGCAATTTCAAGAATTATCGGTTTTATAGTTATTGCAATTGGCATCGAATATATTAGCACTTCAGCTATGACCATTTTAGGTATAGGCTTCGATAATAATTAA
- the argS gene encoding arginine--tRNA ligase, whose product MNFIIETSENIIIDSEAHYIETRNIESKYGFENVIELLKSSSYNSFVSKIKNESIKDENGNYNFLEVFNKLKNFYLDNTPLLREARAMLRKWEAGDKDVVELWKTMNQWVYDGFEETYKALGVDFDKNYYESDTYLLGKDVVNKGLESGVFYRKEDGSVWIDLTDEGLDEKIVLRSDGTAVYMTQDIGTAIQRVEDFAINGMVYTVGNEQDYHFKVLFLILKKLGFAWAEYLYHLSYGMVDLPSGKMKSREGTVVDADDLILEMTETARTISEELGKLDGLSEEEKGELYQMIGLGALKYYILKVDPKKRILFNPEESVDFQGNTGPFIQYTHARIQSILRKADFDYESQLVSEYELHEKEKALIKQIQLYPETIQLAAENHSPALIANYTYDLVKEFNSFYQNVSILGAEKDLERYLRTQLSGVVANIIKTSFGLLGIQVPDRM is encoded by the coding sequence TTGAACTTTATAATAGAAACTAGTGAAAATATAATTATTGATAGCGAAGCTCATTATATAGAAACCAGAAATATTGAATCAAAATATGGATTTGAAAATGTTATTGAATTATTAAAATCATCTTCTTATAATTCTTTTGTTTCTAAAATTAAAAATGAAAGTATTAAGGACGAGAACGGGAATTACAATTTTTTAGAAGTTTTCAATAAGTTGAAGAACTTTTATTTAGATAATACACCACTGCTGAGAGAAGCAAGAGCTATGCTTCGAAAGTGGGAAGCCGGTGATAAAGATGTTGTAGAACTTTGGAAAACCATGAACCAGTGGGTTTATGATGGTTTTGAAGAAACCTATAAAGCGCTTGGCGTAGATTTCGATAAAAATTATTACGAAAGCGATACCTATCTTTTAGGAAAAGATGTGGTAAACAAAGGTTTAGAAAGCGGAGTTTTTTATAGAAAAGAAGATGGCAGCGTTTGGATAGATCTTACCGATGAAGGTTTAGATGAAAAAATTGTTTTGCGTAGCGATGGTACCGCAGTGTATATGACGCAGGATATTGGTACAGCAATACAACGTGTGGAAGATTTTGCTATTAACGGAATGGTTTACACCGTTGGTAATGAGCAGGATTATCACTTTAAAGTTTTATTTTTAATTCTGAAGAAATTAGGTTTTGCCTGGGCAGAATATCTTTATCATTTAAGTTACGGGATGGTAGATCTTCCTAGCGGAAAAATGAAAAGTAGGGAAGGAACTGTAGTTGATGCCGATGATCTAATCCTGGAAATGACTGAAACTGCGAGAACAATCTCTGAAGAATTAGGTAAATTAGATGGTCTTAGCGAAGAAGAAAAAGGCGAGCTTTACCAAATGATTGGTTTAGGAGCACTTAAATATTACATTTTAAAAGTAGATCCTAAAAAACGAATCTTATTTAATCCTGAAGAATCTGTAGATTTTCAAGGAAATACTGGGCCATTTATTCAGTATACACATGCAAGAATTCAGTCGATCTTAAGAAAGGCCGATTTTGATTATGAATCTCAATTAGTTTCAGAATACGAATTGCACGAAAAAGAGAAAGCACTTATCAAGCAAATTCAGCTTTACCCTGAAACAATTCAATTAGCTGCAGAAAATCATAGTCCGGCGCTAATTGCAAATTACACCTATGATTTGGTAAAAGAATTTAATTCGTTTTATCAAAATGTATCAATTTTGGGTGCAGAGAAAGATTTAGAGCGATACTTAAGAACTCAACTTTCTGGAGTTGTAGCTAATATTATTAAAACTTCATTTGGATTATTAGGAATCCAGGTTCCTGATAGAATGTAG
- the ffh gene encoding signal recognition particle protein, whose protein sequence is MFDNLSDKLDNALHVLKGHGQITEVNVAETLKEVRRALVDADVNYKIAKDFTKTVKEKALGQDVLTALKPGQLMVKLVKDELTELMGGEAAGVNLSGDPSVILMSGLQGSGKTTFSGKLANYLKNKKTKKPLLVACDVYRPAAINQLHVVGDQIGVEVFSDEGNQDPVAISKAAIAHAKANGHNVVIIDTAGRLAVDEAMMTEISNIHTAIEPQETLFVVDSMTGQDAVNTAKAFNDRLDFDGVILTKLDGDTRGGAAISIKSVVNKPIKFIGTGEKMDAIDVFYPSRMADRILGMGDVVSLVERAQEQYDEEEARKLQKKIAKNAFGFDDFLKQLQQIKKMGSMKDLLGMIPGAGKMLKDVDIDDDAFKGIEAIIHSMTPEERSTPKVINASRKKRIAKGSGTSVQEVNQLLKQFNQMGKMMKMMQGGGGRQMMNMMKGMK, encoded by the coding sequence ATGTTTGATAATTTAAGTGATAAGTTAGATAATGCCTTACATGTCTTAAAAGGACATGGCCAAATTACTGAAGTTAACGTTGCAGAAACGCTTAAAGAAGTACGACGTGCTCTTGTAGATGCCGATGTTAACTACAAAATTGCCAAAGATTTTACTAAAACTGTTAAAGAGAAAGCACTGGGACAAGACGTTTTGACGGCTTTAAAACCAGGGCAGTTAATGGTAAAACTTGTTAAGGATGAACTTACTGAATTAATGGGTGGTGAGGCCGCCGGTGTTAATCTTAGCGGTGATCCTTCTGTGATTTTAATGTCTGGTTTACAGGGTAGTGGTAAAACCACTTTTTCTGGTAAGCTGGCTAACTATCTTAAAAATAAGAAAACCAAGAAACCTCTTTTAGTAGCCTGTGATGTTTACCGTCCTGCAGCGATAAATCAGTTGCATGTGGTGGGAGACCAGATTGGTGTTGAGGTTTTTAGTGATGAAGGGAATCAGGATCCTGTGGCAATTTCTAAAGCTGCAATTGCGCATGCTAAAGCAAACGGTCATAATGTAGTGATTATCGATACCGCAGGTCGTCTTGCTGTAGATGAAGCGATGATGACTGAGATTTCGAATATTCATACGGCCATCGAACCTCAGGAAACTTTATTTGTAGTGGATTCGATGACTGGTCAGGATGCGGTAAACACGGCCAAAGCTTTTAATGATCGATTGGATTTCGACGGAGTTATACTTACCAAATTAGATGGTGATACTCGTGGTGGTGCAGCGATTTCTATTAAATCTGTAGTAAACAAGCCTATTAAATTTATTGGTACCGGCGAGAAAATGGATGCGATCGATGTGTTCTATCCTTCTCGTATGGCCGATAGGATTTTAGGGATGGGAGATGTTGTGTCTCTTGTAGAGCGTGCACAGGAGCAATATGACGAAGAGGAAGCAAGAAAACTTCAGAAGAAAATCGCTAAAAATGCTTTTGGTTTTGATGATTTCTTAAAGCAACTTCAGCAAATCAAGAAAATGGGATCAATGAAAGATCTTCTTGGAATGATCCCTGGAGCAGGTAAAATGCTAAAAGATGTAGATATCGATGATGATGCTTTTAAAGGAATTGAAGCCATTATTCATTCTATGACTCCTGAAGAAAGAAGTACTCCAAAAGTAATCAACGCTAGCAGAAAAAAGAGAATTGCAAAAGGCTCAGGAACCTCTGTACAAGAAGTAAATCAGTTACTAAAGCAATTTAACCAGATGGGGAAAATGATGAAGATGATGCAAGGAGGTGGCGGTCGCCAAATGATGAATATGATGAAAGGAATGAAATAA
- a CDS encoding four helix bundle protein, translated as MDFKSLKVYQKAFSLAMRIFEESKSFPSEEKFSLTDQIRRSSRSVCANIAEAYRKRKYPKHFVSKLTDCDAENAETQTWIEFAYSCDYLSEDSYEIG; from the coding sequence ATGGATTTTAAATCTTTAAAAGTATATCAAAAAGCTTTTTCTCTTGCGATGCGCATTTTTGAGGAATCAAAATCTTTTCCTTCGGAAGAGAAATTTTCTTTGACAGATCAAATAAGAAGAAGTTCAAGATCGGTTTGTGCTAATATTGCAGAAGCATATAGGAAACGAAAATATCCTAAGCATTTTGTAAGTAAGTTAACTGATTGCGATGCCGAAAATGCTGAAACACAAACCTGGATCGAATTTGCATACTCTTGTGATTATTTATCTGAAGATAGCTATGAAATAGGATGA
- a CDS encoding bifunctional 5,10-methylenetetrahydrofolate dehydrogenase/5,10-methenyltetrahydrofolate cyclohydrolase, which produces MTILDGKKVSNDIKNEIGAEVEKMKQRGEKVPHLAAIIVGNDGASKTYVNSKVKACERVGFESSLFRMSSTISEIELLDKIEELNQNDDIDGFIVQLPLPPQIDTQKVLNAVDPDKDVDGFHPTNFGKMALDMTTFIPATPFGILELLERYDIPTKGKHTVVIGRSYIVGRPMSILMGRSGFPGNSTVTLTHEFTKNITQITSQADIIIIAVGIPDFLKGEMIKDDAVIIDVGITRVPDDNAEKGYIIKGDVDFENVSKRASFITPVPGGVGPMTVSMLLKNTLLARERHRVRNSEKQL; this is translated from the coding sequence ATGACTATTTTAGACGGTAAAAAAGTAAGTAACGATATCAAAAATGAAATCGGTGCTGAAGTCGAAAAAATGAAGCAGCGTGGTGAAAAAGTGCCACATCTTGCTGCTATTATTGTTGGAAATGATGGAGCAAGTAAAACCTACGTAAATAGCAAGGTGAAAGCCTGCGAAAGAGTTGGTTTTGAGTCTTCACTTTTCAGAATGTCATCTACCATTAGTGAAATCGAACTTTTAGATAAGATCGAAGAGCTAAACCAAAATGATGATATCGATGGCTTTATCGTTCAATTGCCATTACCACCACAAATCGACACGCAAAAGGTGTTAAATGCAGTAGATCCAGATAAAGATGTAGATGGTTTCCATCCAACAAACTTTGGGAAAATGGCGTTAGATATGACGACTTTTATCCCGGCAACACCTTTTGGCATTTTAGAACTTTTAGAGCGTTACGATATTCCAACTAAAGGAAAGCATACCGTGGTAATTGGTAGAAGTTATATCGTAGGTCGCCCAATGAGTATTTTGATGGGAAGAAGTGGTTTCCCGGGGAATTCAACTGTAACACTTACGCACGAATTTACTAAGAACATCACGCAAATCACCTCTCAGGCAGATATTATTATCATTGCCGTAGGAATTCCAGATTTCCTTAAAGGAGAAATGATAAAAGATGATGCTGTTATTATTGATGTAGGGATTACTCGTGTGCCAGATGATAATGCTGAAAAAGGTTATATCATTAAAGGTGATGTAGATTTCGAAAATGTGAGCAAAAGAGCTTCTTTTATAACACCCGTTCCAGGCGGAGTGGGACCAATGACGGTTTCTATGCTTCTTAAAAATACGCTATTGGCAAGAGAACGCCATAGAGTAAGAAATAGCGAAAAGCAGCTTTAA
- a CDS encoding YkvA family protein, producing the protein MFGKKKKEINEEYFKEGVVQVDEGDVEVAANSQEEVADKIINSGMLKKYTEIGKLMYAMLNDYRKGLYTDIPWFTIAAIAFSFLYILNPLDVIPDFIPGLGYIDDFAIITFAIRFIESDIHKYLDYKLEETK; encoded by the coding sequence ATGTTCGGCAAAAAGAAAAAGGAAATAAATGAAGAATATTTTAAAGAAGGCGTAGTACAAGTTGACGAGGGTGATGTTGAAGTTGCAGCAAACTCTCAGGAAGAAGTTGCCGATAAGATAATTAATTCAGGAATGCTTAAAAAGTATACTGAAATCGGTAAATTGATGTACGCTATGCTAAACGATTATCGAAAAGGGCTGTATACAGATATTCCCTGGTTTACCATTGCAGCAATTGCATTTTCATTTCTTTATATTTTAAATCCATTAGATGTGATTCCAGATTTTATTCCGGGATTGGGATATATTGATGATTTTGCGATAATCACTTTTGCGATTCGATTTATTGAATCTGATATTCACAAATATCTAGATTATAAGCTAGAAGAGACTAAATAA
- a CDS encoding AI-2E family transporter has translation MNKLKPSLVRQLFVLLLILFLGILIFRELVPYLTGILGAITLYVLMAGWMEKLLKKGWKPSIAAGVLMFGSFIGILIPISGIIIMLTSKIGKAVDNSEMVISALKEQLRHLEEYVGYDISGTIDTSAISSWISEKLQNLAGGTFDVFVAVGLMYFMLYFMLINREKMKQALIDYIPLGKANLSVIAKESNLLVKSNALGIPLVAIVQGLIALIGYLILGVPDPFFWFGITAIGSMIPFIGTAIGIAPTTILLFANGDNWQGIALLIYGVVVVGSTDNLIRIMVLDRLAKVHTLITLIGVIVGVQIFGFIGLIFGPLLVSLFLLILQIYKKEYGNENDRL, from the coding sequence ATGAATAAACTTAAGCCGTCTTTAGTGCGGCAACTATTTGTTTTACTCCTTATCCTTTTTTTGGGAATCTTAATTTTTAGGGAACTTGTTCCTTATCTCACCGGGATTTTAGGTGCCATAACTTTATATGTACTTATGGCCGGATGGATGGAGAAATTATTAAAAAAAGGATGGAAACCATCTATAGCTGCCGGTGTTTTAATGTTTGGTTCTTTTATTGGAATTTTAATTCCTATTAGTGGCATTATTATAATGCTTACCTCGAAAATTGGAAAAGCTGTTGATAATTCTGAGATGGTAATCTCAGCTTTAAAAGAACAGTTACGCCATCTTGAAGAATATGTGGGTTACGACATTAGTGGTACTATTGATACCTCAGCTATATCCAGCTGGATTTCAGAAAAACTTCAAAATTTAGCGGGTGGAACGTTCGATGTATTTGTGGCAGTAGGACTAATGTATTTTATGCTTTACTTCATGCTAATTAATCGTGAGAAAATGAAACAGGCACTTATCGATTATATTCCTCTTGGAAAAGCAAATTTAAGCGTAATAGCGAAAGAAAGTAATCTATTAGTAAAATCTAATGCATTAGGAATACCTTTGGTTGCCATAGTACAAGGATTAATTGCTCTTATAGGTTATTTGATATTAGGCGTTCCAGATCCGTTTTTTTGGTTCGGAATTACAGCAATAGGTTCTATGATTCCGTTTATTGGCACGGCGATAGGAATTGCTCCTACCACGATCCTATTATTTGCTAATGGTGATAACTGGCAAGGTATCGCATTACTGATTTATGGCGTTGTGGTAGTAGGATCTACAGATAATCTAATTAGAATTATGGTCTTAGACCGGCTAGCTAAAGTACATACACTTATTACCTTAATAGGAGTTATTGTTGGTGTTCAAATTTTCGGATTTATAGGATTAATATTTGGCCCTCTTTTAGTTTCGTTATTCTTATTAATTCTCCAGATCTACAAAAAGGAATACGGTAATGAAAATGATCGTTTATAA
- a CDS encoding VOC family protein, translated as MKVQPFHLAIPVYDLEACRKFYGEVLGCGEGRSSDHWVDFNFFGHQLVIHYKPKENIASEHINPVDGKSVPVPHFGVVLEWNVFEQFSSLLEAKNINFIIPPYIRFEGEVGEQATMFFKDPCGNALEFKAFRNKDQIFAT; from the coding sequence ATGAAAGTACAACCATTTCATCTTGCAATTCCTGTTTACGATTTAGAGGCCTGTAGAAAATTTTATGGGGAAGTTCTTGGCTGTGGCGAAGGACGTAGCAGTGATCACTGGGTAGATTTTAATTTCTTTGGCCACCAATTGGTAATCCATTATAAACCAAAAGAGAATATAGCAAGTGAACACATCAATCCCGTAGATGGAAAATCTGTACCAGTACCGCACTTCGGTGTTGTATTAGAATGGAATGTATTTGAGCAATTTTCTAGCTTGCTAGAAGCTAAAAACATTAATTTTATCATACCTCCGTATATTAGATTTGAAGGAGAAGTTGGCGAACAGGCTACTATGTTTTTTAAAGATCCTTGCGGCAATGCTTTAGAATTTAAAGCATTTAGAAACAAAGATCAAATATTTGCAACCTAA
- a CDS encoding DUF7218 family protein, giving the protein MAKRIKNEEQYETLREKGYSQEKAARIANTENSGEKGGKAKQYEERSKEDLYEQAKKVGIDGRSKMTKDELIEALRNN; this is encoded by the coding sequence ATGGCGAAAAGAATAAAAAACGAAGAACAATACGAAACACTTCGTGAAAAAGGCTACAGCCAGGAAAAGGCTGCAAGAATAGCAAATACAGAAAACTCTGGCGAAAAAGGAGGAAAAGCTAAACAATACGAAGAGCGCTCTAAAGAAGATTTGTATGAGCAGGCCAAGAAAGTGGGTATTGATGGACGCTCTAAAATGACCAAAGACGAACTTATAGAAGCTCTTAGAAATAATTAA
- the rluF gene encoding 23S rRNA pseudouridine(2604) synthase RluF — translation MAEENLTRINKFLSEAGFCSRRAADKLIDQGRVTINGVVPEMGTKIAPGDEVKVDGQLIATEEKEKPNVYIAFNKPIGIVCTTDTKREKNNIIDYINYPERIFPIGRLDKPSEGLIFLTSDGDIVNKILRARNNHEKEYIVSVNKLLKPDFVKKMSKGIPILDTVTRECFVEQTGEKEFRIILTQGLNRQIRRMCEFLGYEVTKLKRVRIMNVPLDIPIGKWRHITKEELKEIDRLVNTSSKTQEASQLSELKKDMKPKGIKTKSRSTGKRPRKKS, via the coding sequence ATGGCTGAAGAGAATTTGACCCGTATTAATAAATTTTTAAGCGAAGCTGGATTTTGTTCCAGAAGAGCTGCAGATAAACTAATTGACCAAGGACGAGTTACCATAAACGGAGTTGTTCCTGAAATGGGAACCAAAATTGCCCCCGGGGACGAAGTAAAGGTTGACGGCCAACTTATTGCTACGGAAGAAAAGGAAAAGCCCAATGTTTATATCGCTTTTAATAAACCTATAGGTATTGTTTGTACTACAGACACCAAACGAGAGAAAAATAACATTATTGATTACATTAATTATCCTGAACGAATTTTTCCTATTGGCCGTTTAGACAAACCTAGTGAAGGATTGATCTTTTTAACAAGTGATGGTGATATCGTAAATAAAATTCTACGCGCCCGCAATAATCATGAGAAAGAATATATTGTAAGTGTCAATAAACTTCTTAAGCCAGATTTTGTTAAAAAAATGAGTAAGGGAATCCCAATTTTGGATACAGTAACCAGAGAATGTTTTGTAGAGCAGACGGGGGAAAAAGAGTTTCGAATTATTCTTACGCAGGGATTGAACCGACAGATTAGAAGAATGTGCGAATTTCTGGGGTATGAAGTAACTAAATTGAAACGTGTTAGAATTATGAATGTTCCACTGGATATTCCTATTGGAAAATGGCGACATATTACTAAAGAAGAACTTAAAGAAATTGATCGCCTTGTAAATACATCTTCAAAAACCCAGGAAGCCTCTCAACTTTCCGAATTAAAAAAAGATATGAAACCTAAGGGAATTAAAACCAAAAGTAGATCTACCGGAAAACGTCCTCGCAAAAAATCTTAA
- a CDS encoding RNA polymerase sigma factor, with amino-acid sequence MKVIQLFKNESQLIKRAAQNNREAQQQLYENHSAKMLSVCRQYVKDMHYAEEVMLNGFFKVFTHLDDFKGEGSFEGWIRKIMVRESISFLRKKKSLEFPEDEFAGYGETSNNIDEALSVAHIQQLIDNLPEGYKLVFVLYAVEGYKHQEIAKMLNITEGTSKSQLFKARKMLQEKLTKKETGYGAN; translated from the coding sequence GTGAAAGTAATTCAACTTTTTAAAAACGAATCTCAGCTTATAAAGCGGGCAGCGCAAAACAATCGCGAAGCGCAGCAGCAGTTGTATGAGAATCACTCTGCTAAAATGCTTAGTGTTTGCAGGCAATATGTAAAAGACATGCATTATGCTGAAGAAGTAATGCTGAATGGCTTTTTTAAAGTTTTTACTCACTTAGATGATTTTAAAGGAGAAGGAAGTTTTGAGGGATGGATTCGTAAAATAATGGTGAGGGAATCCATAAGTTTTCTTCGGAAGAAAAAAAGTTTGGAGTTTCCTGAAGATGAATTTGCCGGATATGGTGAGACTTCTAATAATATCGATGAAGCTTTGAGTGTAGCACACATCCAGCAGTTAATCGATAATTTGCCAGAAGGCTACAAATTGGTCTTTGTACTGTATGCTGTAGAAGGATATAAGCATCAGGAAATTGCGAAAATGTTGAATATTACTGAAGGGACTTCTAAATCTCAATTATTTAAAGCGAGAAAAATGTTGCAGGAAAAATTAACTAAAAAAGAGACAGGTTATGGCGCCAATTAA